One window from the genome of Rhinolophus ferrumequinum isolate MPI-CBG mRhiFer1 chromosome 10, mRhiFer1_v1.p, whole genome shotgun sequence encodes:
- the MBD6 gene encoding methyl-CpG-binding domain protein 6 isoform X3, whose product MNGGNESSGADRAGGPVATSVPIGWQRCVREGAVLYISPSGTELSSLEQTRSYLLSDGTCKCGLECPLNVPKVFNFDPLAPVTPGGAGVGPASEEDMTKLCNHRRKAVAMATLYRSMETTCSHSSPGEGTSPQMFHTVSPGLPSARPPCRVPPTTPLNGGPGSLPSEPPSVPQAFPPLAGPGGLFPPPRLPDPVPSGGSSSPRFLPRGNAPSPAPPPPPAISLNAPSYSWGAALRSSLVPPDLGSPPAPHASSSPPSDPPLFHCSDALTPPPLPSSNNLPGPPGPPGPATQPPVSSATMHLPLVLGPLGGAPTVEGPGAPPFLASSLLSAAAKAQQPPLPPPSTLQGRRPRAPAPSASHSSPRPSQRRPRRPPTVLRLLEGGGPPQAPRRSRPRAPAPAPQPFSLPEPSQPILPSVLSLLGLPTPGPSHSDGSFNLLGSDAHLPPPPALSSGSPPQPRHPIPPSLPGTTSGSLSSVPGAPAPPAASKAPVVPSPVLQSPSEGLGMGAGSACTLPPLAGGEAFPFPSPEQGLALSGAGFPGMLGALPLPLSLGQPPPSPLLSHSLFGVLAGGGGQPPPEPLLPPPGGPGPPLAPGEPEGPSLLVASLLPPPPSDLLPPPSAPPSNLLASFLPLLALGPTAGDGEGSAEGTGGPSGETFSGLGDLPPLLFPPLSAPPTLIALNSALLAASLDPPSGTPPQPCVLSAPQPGPPTSSVTTATTDLGASSLGKAPSNSGRPPQLLSPLLSASLLGDLSSLTSSPGALPSLLQPPGPLLSGQLGLQLLPGGGAPPLLSEASSPLACLLQSLQVPPEQPEAPCLPSESPTSALEPEPARPPLSALAPPHSSPDPPVPELLTGRGSGKRGRRGGGGLRGINGEARPGRGRKPGSRREPGRLALKWGARGGFNGQMERSPRRTHHWQHNGELAEGGAEPKDPSPPGPHSEDLKSVCSQVPPGVVRKSRRGRRRKYNVQVEKFPTQSPKCTWCLGSCADHLCPLLQPDPEQQ is encoded by the exons ATGAATGGGGGCAATGAGAGCAGTGGAGCAGACAGAGCTGGGGGCCCTGTGGCCACATCTGTCCCCATCGGCTGGCAGCGCTGTGTTCGAGAGGGTGCTGTGCTCTATATCAG CCCAAGTGGCACAGAGCTGTCTTCCTTGGAGCAAACACGGAGCTACCTCCTCAGTGATGGGACCTGCAAGTGCGGTCTGGAGTGTCCACTCAATGTCCCCAAG GTTTTCAACTTTGACCCTTTGGCCCCGGTGACCccgggtggggctggggtggggccagcatcAGAGGAGGACATGACCAAGCTGTGCAACCACCGCCGGAAAGCCGTTGCCATGGCAACTCTGTACCGCAGCATGGAGACCACCTGCTCACACTCTTCTCCTG GAGAGGGAACGAGCCCCCAAATGTTCcacactgtgtccccagggctcCCCTCTGCCCGCCCTCCCTGTCGAGTTCCTCCCACTACTCCACTTAATGGGGGTCCTGGCTCTCTTCCCTCAGAACCACCCTCAGTTCCACAAGCCTTCCCCCCTCTAGCAGGCCCTGGGGGGCTCTTCCCACCGCCAAGGCTTCCTGACCCAGTCCCCTCTGGAGGCAGCAGCAGCCCCCGTTTCCTCCCAAGGGGCAATGCCCcctctccagctcctcctcctccacctgccaTCAGTCTCAATGCCCCCTCATACAGCTGGGGCGCTGCCCTCCGCTCCAGCCTGGTGCCCCCTGACCTGGGCTCTCCTCCAGCCCCCCACGCCTCCTCCTCACCACCCTCAGACCCTCCTCTCTTCCACTGTAGTGATGCCTTAACgccccctcctctgccctcaAGCAATAATCTCCCTGGTCCCCCCGGCCCCCCTGGTCCTGCCACTCAGCCACCAGTGTCTTCAGCCACTATGCACCTGCCCTTGGTCCTGGGACCCCTGGGAGGGGCCCCCACGGTGGAGGGGCCTGGGGCACCCCCCTTCCTTGCTAGCAGCCTCCTCTCTGCAGCGGCCAAGGCACAGcagccccccctcccccctcccagcaCTTTACAGGGCCGAAGGCCCCGTGCCCCGGCACCCTCAGCTTCCCACTCATCACCCAGGCCCTCTCAGCGGCGTCCCCGCAGACCCCCAACTGTGCTGCGATTGCTAGAAGGGGGAGGCCCTCCTCAAGCCCCTAGACGGAGCCGTCCTAGGgcccctgctcctgctccccagcccttctctctccctgagcCATCCCAACCGATTCTCCCTTCTGTGCTGTCCCTTCTGGGACTCCCCACCCCTGGCCCGTCCCACTCTGATGGAAGCTTTAACCTTTTGGGGTCAGATGcacaccttcctcctcctccagccctctcctcagggagccctccccagcccaggcacCCCATCCCACCCTCCCTGCCTGGGACCACCAGTGGCAGCCTCAGCAGTGTGCCAG GTGCCCCTGCCCCACCAGCTGCCTCCAAAGCCCCCGTAGTCCCTAGCCCTGTGCTTCAAAGCCCATCTGAAGGGCTCGGGATGGGGGCGGGCTCAGCCTGTACTCTGCCTCCCCTGGCTGGTGGGGAGGctttccctttccccagccctgAGCAGGGCCTGGCACTGAGTGGAGCCGGCTTCCCAGGGATGCTAGGGGCCTTGCCTCTCCCTCTGAGTCTGGGGCAGCCGCCACCTTCTCCATTGCTCAGCCACAGCTTATTTGGCGtgctggctgggggagggggacaacCTCCCCCTGAGCCCCTGTTACCCCCACCAGGAGGACCGGGCCCTCCCCTGGCCCCAGGCGAGCCCGAAGGGCCTTCGCTTTTGGTGGCTTCCCTGCTTCCACCACCTCCTTCAGACCTTCTTCCACCCCCTTCTGCACCTCCTAGCAACCTCCTTGCCTCTTTCCTGCCCCTGTTAGCCCTGGGCCCCAcagctggggatggggagggatCTGCAGAGGGCACTGGGGGTCCAAGTGGGGAGACATTTTCAGGTTTGGGAGACCTGCCCCCGCTACTGTTCCCCCCACTTTCCGCTCCCCCCACCCTCATAGCTTTAAACTCTGCGCTGCTGGCTGCCAGCCTGGATCCCCCCTCGGGGACACCCCCCCAG CCCTGTGTCCTGAGTGCCCCCCAACCTGGACCACCTACCTCCAGTGTCACCACGGCAACTACTGACCTGGGAGCCTCCTCTCTGGGCAAGGCCCCCTCCAACTCAGGGAGACCCCCCCAACTCCTTAGCCCTCTGCTGAGTGCCAGCCTGCTGG GTGACCTGTCTTCGCTGACCAGCAGCCCTGGAGCCCTCCCCAGCCTGTTGCAGCCCCCTGGCCCTCTTCTCTCTGGCCAGTTGGGGCTGCAGCTCCTCCCTGGGGGGGGAGCTCCTCCACTCCTCTCAGAGGCTTCTAGTCCCCTAGCCTGCCTGCTACAGAGTCTCCAG GTTCCTCCCGAGCAGCCAGAAGCCCCTTGTCTGCCCTCTGAGAGCCCCACCTCGGCCCTCGAACCAGAGCCTGCCCGGCCTCCCCTCAGTGCCTTAGCCCCACCCCACAGTTCTCCCGACCCCCCAGTCCCTGAGCTGCTCACTGGGAGGGGGTCAGGGAAACGGGGccggaggggaggagggggactTCGGGGCATTAATGGTGAGGCCAGGCCAGGTCGGGGTCGAAAGCCCGGCAGCCGGCGCGAGCCTGGCCGATTGGCCCTCAAGTGGGGGGCACGTGGTGGCTTCAATGGACAAATGGAACGGTCCCCAAGAAGGACCCACCACTGGCAGCATAATGGGGAGCTGGCTGAAGGGGGTGCTGAGCCCAAGGATCCATCCCCTCCTGGGCCCCATTCTGAGGACCTTAAG TCCGTCTGTTCTCAGGTGCCCCCAGGGGTAGTCAGAAAGTCTCGTCGTGGCCGAAGGAGAAAATACAA TGTCCAAGTGGAGAAGTTTCCCACTCAAAGTCCGAAATGCACGTGGTGCTTGGGGAGCTGTGCTGATCATCTGTGCCCCTTATTGCAGCCCGACCCGGAACAGCAATAG
- the MBD6 gene encoding methyl-CpG-binding domain protein 6 isoform X1 has product MNGGNESSGADRAGGPVATSVPIGWQRCVREGAVLYISPSGTELSSLEQTRSYLLSDGTCKCGLECPLNVPKVFNFDPLAPVTPGGAGVGPASEEDMTKLCNHRRKAVAMATLYRSMETTCSHSSPGEGTSPQMFHTVSPGLPSARPPCRVPPTTPLNGGPGSLPSEPPSVPQAFPPLAGPGGLFPPPRLPDPVPSGGSSSPRFLPRGNAPSPAPPPPPAISLNAPSYSWGAALRSSLVPPDLGSPPAPHASSSPPSDPPLFHCSDALTPPPLPSSNNLPGPPGPPGPATQPPVSSATMHLPLVLGPLGGAPTVEGPGAPPFLASSLLSAAAKAQQPPLPPPSTLQGRRPRAPAPSASHSSPRPSQRRPRRPPTVLRLLEGGGPPQAPRRSRPRAPAPAPQPFSLPEPSQPILPSVLSLLGLPTPGPSHSDGSFNLLGSDAHLPPPPALSSGSPPQPRHPIPPSLPGTTSGSLSSVPGAPAPPAASKAPVVPSPVLQSPSEGLGMGAGSACTLPPLAGGEAFPFPSPEQGLALSGAGFPGMLGALPLPLSLGQPPPSPLLSHSLFGVLAGGGGQPPPEPLLPPPGGPGPPLAPGEPEGPSLLVASLLPPPPSDLLPPPSAPPSNLLASFLPLLALGPTAGDGEGSAEGTGGPSGETFSGLGDLPPLLFPPLSAPPTLIALNSALLAASLDPPSGTPPQPCVLSAPQPGPPTSSVTTATTDLGASSLGKAPSNSGRPPQLLSPLLSASLLGDLSSLTSSPGALPSLLQPPGPLLSGQLGLQLLPGGGAPPLLSEASSPLACLLQSLQVPPEQPEAPCLPSESPTSALEPEPARPPLSALAPPHSSPDPPVPELLTGRGSGKRGRRGGGGLRGINGEARPGRGRKPGSRREPGRLALKWGARGGFNGQMERSPRRTHHWQHNGELAEGGAEPKDPSPPGPHSEDLKSVCSQVPPGVVRKSRRGRRRKYNPTRNSNSSRQDVTLDPSPTTRAAVPLPPRARPGRPAKNKRRKLAP; this is encoded by the exons ATGAATGGGGGCAATGAGAGCAGTGGAGCAGACAGAGCTGGGGGCCCTGTGGCCACATCTGTCCCCATCGGCTGGCAGCGCTGTGTTCGAGAGGGTGCTGTGCTCTATATCAG CCCAAGTGGCACAGAGCTGTCTTCCTTGGAGCAAACACGGAGCTACCTCCTCAGTGATGGGACCTGCAAGTGCGGTCTGGAGTGTCCACTCAATGTCCCCAAG GTTTTCAACTTTGACCCTTTGGCCCCGGTGACCccgggtggggctggggtggggccagcatcAGAGGAGGACATGACCAAGCTGTGCAACCACCGCCGGAAAGCCGTTGCCATGGCAACTCTGTACCGCAGCATGGAGACCACCTGCTCACACTCTTCTCCTG GAGAGGGAACGAGCCCCCAAATGTTCcacactgtgtccccagggctcCCCTCTGCCCGCCCTCCCTGTCGAGTTCCTCCCACTACTCCACTTAATGGGGGTCCTGGCTCTCTTCCCTCAGAACCACCCTCAGTTCCACAAGCCTTCCCCCCTCTAGCAGGCCCTGGGGGGCTCTTCCCACCGCCAAGGCTTCCTGACCCAGTCCCCTCTGGAGGCAGCAGCAGCCCCCGTTTCCTCCCAAGGGGCAATGCCCcctctccagctcctcctcctccacctgccaTCAGTCTCAATGCCCCCTCATACAGCTGGGGCGCTGCCCTCCGCTCCAGCCTGGTGCCCCCTGACCTGGGCTCTCCTCCAGCCCCCCACGCCTCCTCCTCACCACCCTCAGACCCTCCTCTCTTCCACTGTAGTGATGCCTTAACgccccctcctctgccctcaAGCAATAATCTCCCTGGTCCCCCCGGCCCCCCTGGTCCTGCCACTCAGCCACCAGTGTCTTCAGCCACTATGCACCTGCCCTTGGTCCTGGGACCCCTGGGAGGGGCCCCCACGGTGGAGGGGCCTGGGGCACCCCCCTTCCTTGCTAGCAGCCTCCTCTCTGCAGCGGCCAAGGCACAGcagccccccctcccccctcccagcaCTTTACAGGGCCGAAGGCCCCGTGCCCCGGCACCCTCAGCTTCCCACTCATCACCCAGGCCCTCTCAGCGGCGTCCCCGCAGACCCCCAACTGTGCTGCGATTGCTAGAAGGGGGAGGCCCTCCTCAAGCCCCTAGACGGAGCCGTCCTAGGgcccctgctcctgctccccagcccttctctctccctgagcCATCCCAACCGATTCTCCCTTCTGTGCTGTCCCTTCTGGGACTCCCCACCCCTGGCCCGTCCCACTCTGATGGAAGCTTTAACCTTTTGGGGTCAGATGcacaccttcctcctcctccagccctctcctcagggagccctccccagcccaggcacCCCATCCCACCCTCCCTGCCTGGGACCACCAGTGGCAGCCTCAGCAGTGTGCCAG GTGCCCCTGCCCCACCAGCTGCCTCCAAAGCCCCCGTAGTCCCTAGCCCTGTGCTTCAAAGCCCATCTGAAGGGCTCGGGATGGGGGCGGGCTCAGCCTGTACTCTGCCTCCCCTGGCTGGTGGGGAGGctttccctttccccagccctgAGCAGGGCCTGGCACTGAGTGGAGCCGGCTTCCCAGGGATGCTAGGGGCCTTGCCTCTCCCTCTGAGTCTGGGGCAGCCGCCACCTTCTCCATTGCTCAGCCACAGCTTATTTGGCGtgctggctgggggagggggacaacCTCCCCCTGAGCCCCTGTTACCCCCACCAGGAGGACCGGGCCCTCCCCTGGCCCCAGGCGAGCCCGAAGGGCCTTCGCTTTTGGTGGCTTCCCTGCTTCCACCACCTCCTTCAGACCTTCTTCCACCCCCTTCTGCACCTCCTAGCAACCTCCTTGCCTCTTTCCTGCCCCTGTTAGCCCTGGGCCCCAcagctggggatggggagggatCTGCAGAGGGCACTGGGGGTCCAAGTGGGGAGACATTTTCAGGTTTGGGAGACCTGCCCCCGCTACTGTTCCCCCCACTTTCCGCTCCCCCCACCCTCATAGCTTTAAACTCTGCGCTGCTGGCTGCCAGCCTGGATCCCCCCTCGGGGACACCCCCCCAG CCCTGTGTCCTGAGTGCCCCCCAACCTGGACCACCTACCTCCAGTGTCACCACGGCAACTACTGACCTGGGAGCCTCCTCTCTGGGCAAGGCCCCCTCCAACTCAGGGAGACCCCCCCAACTCCTTAGCCCTCTGCTGAGTGCCAGCCTGCTGG GTGACCTGTCTTCGCTGACCAGCAGCCCTGGAGCCCTCCCCAGCCTGTTGCAGCCCCCTGGCCCTCTTCTCTCTGGCCAGTTGGGGCTGCAGCTCCTCCCTGGGGGGGGAGCTCCTCCACTCCTCTCAGAGGCTTCTAGTCCCCTAGCCTGCCTGCTACAGAGTCTCCAG GTTCCTCCCGAGCAGCCAGAAGCCCCTTGTCTGCCCTCTGAGAGCCCCACCTCGGCCCTCGAACCAGAGCCTGCCCGGCCTCCCCTCAGTGCCTTAGCCCCACCCCACAGTTCTCCCGACCCCCCAGTCCCTGAGCTGCTCACTGGGAGGGGGTCAGGGAAACGGGGccggaggggaggagggggactTCGGGGCATTAATGGTGAGGCCAGGCCAGGTCGGGGTCGAAAGCCCGGCAGCCGGCGCGAGCCTGGCCGATTGGCCCTCAAGTGGGGGGCACGTGGTGGCTTCAATGGACAAATGGAACGGTCCCCAAGAAGGACCCACCACTGGCAGCATAATGGGGAGCTGGCTGAAGGGGGTGCTGAGCCCAAGGATCCATCCCCTCCTGGGCCCCATTCTGAGGACCTTAAG TCCGTCTGTTCTCAGGTGCCCCCAGGGGTAGTCAGAAAGTCTCGTCGTGGCCGAAGGAGAAAATACAA CCCGACCCGGAACAGCAATAGCTCCCGCCAGGATGTTACCTTGGACCCCAGCCCTACAACCCGA GCGgctgtccctctgcctccccGGGCCCGCCCTGGCCGTCCTGCCAAAAACAAGAGGAGGAAACTGGCCCCATAG
- the MBD6 gene encoding methyl-CpG-binding domain protein 6 isoform X4, with the protein MNGGNESSGADRAGGPVATSVPIGWQRCVREGAVLYISPSGTELSSLEQTRSYLLSDGTCKCGLECPLNVPKVFNFDPLAPVTPGGAGVGPASEEDMTKLCNHRRKAVAMATLYRSMETTCSHSSPGEGTSPQMFHTVSPGLPSARPPCRVPPTTPLNGGPGSLPSEPPSVPQAFPPLAGPGGLFPPPRLPDPVPSGGSSSPRFLPRGNAPSPAPPPPPAISLNAPSYSWGAALRSSLVPPDLGSPPAPHASSSPPSDPPLFHCSDALTPPPLPSSNNLPGPPGPPGPATQPPVSSATMHLPLVLGPLGGAPTVEGPGAPPFLASSLLSAAAKAQQPPLPPPSTLQGRRPRAPAPSASHSSPRPSQRRPRRPPTVLRLLEGGGPPQAPRRSRPRAPAPAPQPFSLPEPSQPILPSVLSLLGLPTPGPSHSDGSFNLLGSDAHLPPPPALSSGSPPQPRHPIPPSLPGTTSGSLSSVPGAPAPPAASKAPVVPSPVLQSPSEGLGMGAGSACTLPPLAGGEAFPFPSPEQGLALSGAGFPGMLGALPLPLSLGQPPPSPLLSHSLFGVLAGGGGQPPPEPLLPPPGGPGPPLAPGEPEGPSLLVASLLPPPPSDLLPPPSAPPSNLLASFLPLLALGPTAGDGEGSAEGTGGPSGETFSGLGDLPPLLFPPLSAPPTLIALNSALLAASLDPPSGTPPQPCVLSAPQPGPPTSSVTTATTDLGASSLGKAPSNSGRPPQLLSPLLSASLLGDLSSLTSSPGALPSLLQPPGPLLSGQLGLQLLPGGGAPPLLSEASSPLACLLQSLQVPPEQPEAPCLPSESPTSALEPEPARPPLSALAPPHSSPDPPVPELLTGRGSGKRGRRGGGGLRGINGEARPGRGRKPGSRREPGRLALKWGARGGFNGQMERSPRRTHHWQHNGELAEGGAEPKDPSPPGPHSEDLKVPPGVVRKSRRGRRRKYNVQVEKFPTQSPKCTWCLGSCADHLCPLLQPDPEQQ; encoded by the exons ATGAATGGGGGCAATGAGAGCAGTGGAGCAGACAGAGCTGGGGGCCCTGTGGCCACATCTGTCCCCATCGGCTGGCAGCGCTGTGTTCGAGAGGGTGCTGTGCTCTATATCAG CCCAAGTGGCACAGAGCTGTCTTCCTTGGAGCAAACACGGAGCTACCTCCTCAGTGATGGGACCTGCAAGTGCGGTCTGGAGTGTCCACTCAATGTCCCCAAG GTTTTCAACTTTGACCCTTTGGCCCCGGTGACCccgggtggggctggggtggggccagcatcAGAGGAGGACATGACCAAGCTGTGCAACCACCGCCGGAAAGCCGTTGCCATGGCAACTCTGTACCGCAGCATGGAGACCACCTGCTCACACTCTTCTCCTG GAGAGGGAACGAGCCCCCAAATGTTCcacactgtgtccccagggctcCCCTCTGCCCGCCCTCCCTGTCGAGTTCCTCCCACTACTCCACTTAATGGGGGTCCTGGCTCTCTTCCCTCAGAACCACCCTCAGTTCCACAAGCCTTCCCCCCTCTAGCAGGCCCTGGGGGGCTCTTCCCACCGCCAAGGCTTCCTGACCCAGTCCCCTCTGGAGGCAGCAGCAGCCCCCGTTTCCTCCCAAGGGGCAATGCCCcctctccagctcctcctcctccacctgccaTCAGTCTCAATGCCCCCTCATACAGCTGGGGCGCTGCCCTCCGCTCCAGCCTGGTGCCCCCTGACCTGGGCTCTCCTCCAGCCCCCCACGCCTCCTCCTCACCACCCTCAGACCCTCCTCTCTTCCACTGTAGTGATGCCTTAACgccccctcctctgccctcaAGCAATAATCTCCCTGGTCCCCCCGGCCCCCCTGGTCCTGCCACTCAGCCACCAGTGTCTTCAGCCACTATGCACCTGCCCTTGGTCCTGGGACCCCTGGGAGGGGCCCCCACGGTGGAGGGGCCTGGGGCACCCCCCTTCCTTGCTAGCAGCCTCCTCTCTGCAGCGGCCAAGGCACAGcagccccccctcccccctcccagcaCTTTACAGGGCCGAAGGCCCCGTGCCCCGGCACCCTCAGCTTCCCACTCATCACCCAGGCCCTCTCAGCGGCGTCCCCGCAGACCCCCAACTGTGCTGCGATTGCTAGAAGGGGGAGGCCCTCCTCAAGCCCCTAGACGGAGCCGTCCTAGGgcccctgctcctgctccccagcccttctctctccctgagcCATCCCAACCGATTCTCCCTTCTGTGCTGTCCCTTCTGGGACTCCCCACCCCTGGCCCGTCCCACTCTGATGGAAGCTTTAACCTTTTGGGGTCAGATGcacaccttcctcctcctccagccctctcctcagggagccctccccagcccaggcacCCCATCCCACCCTCCCTGCCTGGGACCACCAGTGGCAGCCTCAGCAGTGTGCCAG GTGCCCCTGCCCCACCAGCTGCCTCCAAAGCCCCCGTAGTCCCTAGCCCTGTGCTTCAAAGCCCATCTGAAGGGCTCGGGATGGGGGCGGGCTCAGCCTGTACTCTGCCTCCCCTGGCTGGTGGGGAGGctttccctttccccagccctgAGCAGGGCCTGGCACTGAGTGGAGCCGGCTTCCCAGGGATGCTAGGGGCCTTGCCTCTCCCTCTGAGTCTGGGGCAGCCGCCACCTTCTCCATTGCTCAGCCACAGCTTATTTGGCGtgctggctgggggagggggacaacCTCCCCCTGAGCCCCTGTTACCCCCACCAGGAGGACCGGGCCCTCCCCTGGCCCCAGGCGAGCCCGAAGGGCCTTCGCTTTTGGTGGCTTCCCTGCTTCCACCACCTCCTTCAGACCTTCTTCCACCCCCTTCTGCACCTCCTAGCAACCTCCTTGCCTCTTTCCTGCCCCTGTTAGCCCTGGGCCCCAcagctggggatggggagggatCTGCAGAGGGCACTGGGGGTCCAAGTGGGGAGACATTTTCAGGTTTGGGAGACCTGCCCCCGCTACTGTTCCCCCCACTTTCCGCTCCCCCCACCCTCATAGCTTTAAACTCTGCGCTGCTGGCTGCCAGCCTGGATCCCCCCTCGGGGACACCCCCCCAG CCCTGTGTCCTGAGTGCCCCCCAACCTGGACCACCTACCTCCAGTGTCACCACGGCAACTACTGACCTGGGAGCCTCCTCTCTGGGCAAGGCCCCCTCCAACTCAGGGAGACCCCCCCAACTCCTTAGCCCTCTGCTGAGTGCCAGCCTGCTGG GTGACCTGTCTTCGCTGACCAGCAGCCCTGGAGCCCTCCCCAGCCTGTTGCAGCCCCCTGGCCCTCTTCTCTCTGGCCAGTTGGGGCTGCAGCTCCTCCCTGGGGGGGGAGCTCCTCCACTCCTCTCAGAGGCTTCTAGTCCCCTAGCCTGCCTGCTACAGAGTCTCCAG GTTCCTCCCGAGCAGCCAGAAGCCCCTTGTCTGCCCTCTGAGAGCCCCACCTCGGCCCTCGAACCAGAGCCTGCCCGGCCTCCCCTCAGTGCCTTAGCCCCACCCCACAGTTCTCCCGACCCCCCAGTCCCTGAGCTGCTCACTGGGAGGGGGTCAGGGAAACGGGGccggaggggaggagggggactTCGGGGCATTAATGGTGAGGCCAGGCCAGGTCGGGGTCGAAAGCCCGGCAGCCGGCGCGAGCCTGGCCGATTGGCCCTCAAGTGGGGGGCACGTGGTGGCTTCAATGGACAAATGGAACGGTCCCCAAGAAGGACCCACCACTGGCAGCATAATGGGGAGCTGGCTGAAGGGGGTGCTGAGCCCAAGGATCCATCCCCTCCTGGGCCCCATTCTGAGGACCTTAAG GTGCCCCCAGGGGTAGTCAGAAAGTCTCGTCGTGGCCGAAGGAGAAAATACAA TGTCCAAGTGGAGAAGTTTCCCACTCAAAGTCCGAAATGCACGTGGTGCTTGGGGAGCTGTGCTGATCATCTGTGCCCCTTATTGCAGCCCGACCCGGAACAGCAATAG